In one Nicotiana sylvestris chromosome 8, ASM39365v2, whole genome shotgun sequence genomic region, the following are encoded:
- the LOC104212521 gene encoding mitochondrial arginine transporter BAC1 isoform X1, with amino-acid sequence MDPGSSGYKDYVAGLMAGIAMVITGHPFDTVKVKLQKHNTEARGIKYNNGLHCAARILQTEGVKGLYRGATSSFIGMAFESSLVFGIYSQTKLLLQGGPDGGKPLPRAIVPSAAFGGAIISFILCPSELVKCRMQVQGADSVVPSSSRYSGPLECAVKTVKSEGLTGIFRGGFTTLLRESLGNAVFFSTYEYVRYHLHLRRKGASSESSHLVDVGVGIMSGGLGGIACWSAVLPLDVAKTIIQTTPEKNHTRNPFRILKSIYGRSGLRGCYTGLGPTIVRAFPANAAAIVAWELSAKLLGIKRDLNYTFLLREVICWTASKPRGAGRIRDKGVQKALTTKNNRN; translated from the exons ATGGATCCGGGAAGTTCCGGGTACAAGGACTATGTAGCGGGTCTAATGGCCGGTATTGCTATGGTTATTACTGGTCACCCTTTTGATACCGTCAAG GTAAAGCTCCAGAAACACAATACAGAAGCTCGTGGAATAAAGTACAATAATGGATTGCATTGTGCTGCTAGAATATTACAAACTGAAGGA GTTAAGGGGCTATATCGAGGAGCTACATCTTCGTTCATTGGCATGGCCTTTGAGAGCTCACTTGTATTTGGTATTTACTCCCAAACAAAACTACTGCTGCAG GGTGGACCAGATGGAGGTAAGCCCCTGCCTCGTGCAATAGTTCCTTCAGCTGCCTTTGGAGGAGCTATTATCAGCTTCATTCTATGCCCATCAGAACTGGTGAAG TGTAGGATGCAAGTTCAAGGTGCTGATTCTGTGGTACCAAGCTCCAGTAGATATAGTGGTCCACTTGAGTGTGCTGTTAAAACTGTAAAAAGTGAAGGG CTCACAGGCATATTTCGAGGAGGCTTCACGACTTTATTAAGAGAATCTTTGGGAAACGCTGTCTTCTTTAGTACATATGAATATGTTCGTTATCACTTGCATCTACGACGGAAAGGTGCTTCCTCTGAGTCAAGCCACCTGGTTGATGTTGGAGTTGGAATAATGAGTGGTGGTCTTGGTGGTATAGCA TGTTGGTCAGCAGTTCTGCCCTTGGATGTAGCAAAAACTATAATTCAGACTACCCCAGAGAAAAACCATACGAGAAATCCGTTTCGCATTTTAAAATCG ATTTATGGGAGATCCGGTCTTAGAGGATGCTATACGGGTCTAGGTCCTACAATTGTCAGAGCTTTTCCTGCTAATGCAGCTGCAATTGTCGCATGGGAGCTGTCTGCCAAATTGTTGGGAATCAAGCGTGATTTGAACTA TACTTTTTTATTGAGGGAGGTAATTTGTTGGACAGCCAGCAAACCTAGGGGCGCAGGCAGGATTCGAGACAAAGGGGTTCAAAAAGCACTCACTACTAAAAATAACAGGAATTAG
- the LOC104212522 gene encoding squamosa promoter-binding protein 1, giving the protein MDCHVLLSHAIMLGHVKVEVFEANKSSFICQHKLSPLCTRNLSNCSIFSSSLIQILFSTYQTSHRSRKFFPTSFFFLLKKMETSKWEEKRSMMEEEDDEEDEDVVEDNKRKRVLTRSGRKVPGGEGSKLPSCQIEDCTADMANAKTYHRRHKVCEFHAKAPAVLIGGLRQRFCQQCSRFHQLGEFDEAKRSCRRRLAGHNERRRKSSCDSPGEGSS; this is encoded by the exons ATGGATTGTCACGTTCTTCTCTCTCATGCAATAATGCTAGGTCACGTTAAAGTCGAAGTCTTTGAGGCCAATAAAAGTAGCTTCATCTGTCAACATAAACTTTCCCCATTATGTACGAGAAACCTATCAAATTGTAGTATCTTTAGCTCATCTTTAATCCAAATCCTGTTCTCCACTTACCAGACTTCACATAGAAGCAGAAAG TTTTTCCCAACTAGTTTTTTTTTCCTCCTCAAAAAGATGGAAACTAGCAAATGGGAAGAGAAGAGAAGCATGATGGAAGAGGAGGATGACGAGGAAGACGAAGATGTTGTAGAGGACAACAAAAGGAAGAGGGtcttgactcgctcgggaaggaaGGTACCTGGCGGAGAGGGTTCAAAGCTGCCTTCCTGTCAAATTGAGGACTGCACTGCAGATATGGCAAATGCCAAGACATACCATCGCCGCCACAAGGTCTGTGAATTTCATGCAAAGGCTCCGGCAGTACTTATTGGCGGACTCCGACAGCGTTTCTGTCAGCAATGCAGCAG GTTTCATCAGTTGGGGGAGTTCGATGAAGCAAAAAGAAGTTGCAGGAGACGTTTGGCAGGCCACAACGAACGCCGTCGTAAAAGTTCATGTGATTCTCCTGGAGAAGGGTCAAGTTAA
- the LOC104212521 gene encoding mitochondrial arginine transporter BAC1 isoform X3, which produces MDPGSSGYKDYVAGLMAGIAMVITGHPFDTVKVKLQKHNTEARGIKYNNGLHCAARILQTEGVKGLYRGATSSFIGMAFESSLVFGIYSQTKLLLQGGPDGGKPLPRAIVPSAAFGGAIISFILCPSELVKCRMQVQGADSVVPSSSRYSGPLECAVKTVKSEGLTGIFRGGFTTLLRESLGNAVFFSTYEYVRYHLHLRRKGASSESSHLVDVGVGIMSGGLGGIACWSAVLPLDVAKTIIQTTPEKNHTRNPFRILKSIYGRSGLRGCYTGLGPTIVRAFPANAAAIVAWELSAKLLGIKRDLN; this is translated from the exons ATGGATCCGGGAAGTTCCGGGTACAAGGACTATGTAGCGGGTCTAATGGCCGGTATTGCTATGGTTATTACTGGTCACCCTTTTGATACCGTCAAG GTAAAGCTCCAGAAACACAATACAGAAGCTCGTGGAATAAAGTACAATAATGGATTGCATTGTGCTGCTAGAATATTACAAACTGAAGGA GTTAAGGGGCTATATCGAGGAGCTACATCTTCGTTCATTGGCATGGCCTTTGAGAGCTCACTTGTATTTGGTATTTACTCCCAAACAAAACTACTGCTGCAG GGTGGACCAGATGGAGGTAAGCCCCTGCCTCGTGCAATAGTTCCTTCAGCTGCCTTTGGAGGAGCTATTATCAGCTTCATTCTATGCCCATCAGAACTGGTGAAG TGTAGGATGCAAGTTCAAGGTGCTGATTCTGTGGTACCAAGCTCCAGTAGATATAGTGGTCCACTTGAGTGTGCTGTTAAAACTGTAAAAAGTGAAGGG CTCACAGGCATATTTCGAGGAGGCTTCACGACTTTATTAAGAGAATCTTTGGGAAACGCTGTCTTCTTTAGTACATATGAATATGTTCGTTATCACTTGCATCTACGACGGAAAGGTGCTTCCTCTGAGTCAAGCCACCTGGTTGATGTTGGAGTTGGAATAATGAGTGGTGGTCTTGGTGGTATAGCA TGTTGGTCAGCAGTTCTGCCCTTGGATGTAGCAAAAACTATAATTCAGACTACCCCAGAGAAAAACCATACGAGAAATCCGTTTCGCATTTTAAAATCG ATTTATGGGAGATCCGGTCTTAGAGGATGCTATACGGGTCTAGGTCCTACAATTGTCAGAGCTTTTCCTGCTAATGCAGCTGCAATTGTCGCATGGGAGCTGTCTGCCAAATTGTTGGGAATCAAGCGTGATTTGAACTA G
- the LOC104212523 gene encoding protein FRIGIDA-ESSENTIAL 1-like isoform X3 gives MLEEGSGSCRISNSDERREKNDSSLDGKRTVVLSDPQALRYSGKRITHEIQPFEHKVSADIVNSDASSKEVIGAQFSEGGGHQEASEDLRPTSSRLDLPKIRLRSLSPADDSSGGNKRSADRSEFYSRSWCVKGRDPLTSDDKDGVLDAAKMKSKLIDGEGSKNTTERLAADCISDLATSAVRCGENQRLNSDIELHMHSDEHRSNMLFRDIGRETLGCKSYLAGYGSSSSLLLKNDSLNKDSCHSGLLLSSSVLSSYKYQNAEVLSYSSVLDDTSYKRTQLMLGNHHYPHLNHSVDRWPSYLTSSSNLGPVGDQKLLDHSREYCSSRSISNKSSALPGSVTEPFSWTDLSRDMEHSRDYKTKVYFDDWKPSVPFQPSTFLSQIIPTPESLYDPIRDSIEQTSAAEKDLTADERETADRATAHQENVNTSSKEEKHPRSVNPRGQKRTQSKLEGPRHNYEIDNDFRRDGSVNYESGVLKHFRAALVEFVKELLKPTWHEGLLIRDAYKMIVKKSVDKVINSLQPDQIPDTTESIKQYLSVSKPKVAKLIEGYVEKYGKS, from the exons ATGCTTGAAGAGGGTAGTGGCAGTTGCAGAATATCTAATTCAGatgaaagaagagaaaagaatgATTCAAGCTTGGATG GAAAAAGAACGGTCGTGCTTTCTGATCCTCAAGCTCTTAGATACAGTGGGAAAAGGATAACCCATGAAATCCAGCCTTTTGAGCATAAAGTAAGTGCTGATATAGTAAATAGTGATGCTTCTAGCAAGGAAGTTATTGGTGCCCAATTCTCTGAAGGAGGAGGTCATCAAGAAGCGTCGGAGGATTTACGACCAACGTCATCAAG GTTGGATCTTCCAAAGATTAGGCTAAGAAGTTTGTCCCCAGCTGATGATTCTAGTGGTGGAAACAAAAGATCAGCAGATAGAAGTGAGTTTTACTCTAGAAGTTGGTGCGTCAAAGGAAGGGATCCTCTAACTAGTGATGATAAGGACGGTGTTTTAGATGCTGCAAAGATGAAAAGCAAACTCATAGATGGAGAAG GTTCAAAAAATACCACTGAAAGACTAGCAGCAGATTGTATTTCTGATTTGGCAACATCTGCTGTTCGATGTGGAGAAAATCAAAGGTTGAATAGTGACATTGAATTGCATATGCATAGTGATGAGCATCGGTCAAACATGCTGTTTAGAGACATCGGAAGGGAGACTCTTGGATGTAAATCCTACTTGGCTGGTTATGGAAGCTCTTCATCACTATTACTCAAAAATGATTCTCTTAATAAAGATAGCTGTCATAGTGGACTGCTTCTAAGTAGCTCAGTACTGTCATCTTACAAGTATCAGAACGCTGAAGTTCTGTCTTATAGCTCAGTTTTGGACGACACGAGTTATAAGAGGACCCAGCTTATGCTCGGAAATCATCATTATCCACACCTGAATCACTCTGTGGATAGGTGGCCTTCTTATCTTACTTCTTCTTCAAACCTAGGTCCGGTTGGTGATCAGAAGCTTTTAGACCATAGTCGAGAATATTGTTCCTCTAGGTCAATCTCAAACAAGTCTTCAGCACTTCCTGGTTCTGTAACTGAACCTTTCTCTTGGACTGATTTATCAAGGGACATGGAACACTCACGTGATTATAAGACCAAGGTGTATTTTGATGACTGGAAGCCTTCTGTGCCTTTTCAACCATCAACCTTTCTTAGTCAAATTATTCCCACTCCAGAAAGTCTGTATGATCCGATTCGTGATAGCATTGAGCAAACCAGCGCAGCAGAGAAAGATTTGACTGCTGATGAAAGAGAAACAGCTGATAGAGCTACAGCTCATCAAGAAAACGTGAATAcctcttcaaaagaagaaaagcacccaAGATCAGTTAACCCCAGAGGCCAAAAAAGGACACAATCAAAATTAGAGGGGCCCAGACACAACTATGAAATTGATAATGACTTTAGGAGAGATGGATCTGTGAACTATGAATCAGGAGTTTTGAAGCATTTTCGTGCTGCTCTTGTGGAATTCGTCAAAGAATTGCTGAAGCCAACTTGGCATGAAGGTCTCTTGATTAGGGATGCATATAAGATGATTGTTAAGAAATCAGTAGATAAGGTCATTAACTCTTTGCAACCTGATCAAATTCCTGATACGACTGAATCCATTAAGCAGTATCTCTCTGTTTCTAAGCCAAAAGTAGCTAAGCTCATTGAG GGGTATGTGGAGAAATATGGAAAATCTTGA
- the LOC104212523 gene encoding protein FRIGIDA-ESSENTIAL 1-like isoform X2, whose translation MLKNSGDGTHILEPVGLEEHLRPGISTPKQSVANPGTTMLEEGSGSCRISNSDERREKNDSSLDGKRTVVLSDPQALRYSGKRITHEIQPFEHKVSADIVNSDASSKEVIGAQFSEGGGHQEASEDLRPTSSRLDLPKIRLRSLSPADDSSGGNKRSADRSEFYSRSWCVKGRDPLTSDDKDGVLDAAKMKSKLIDGEGSKNTTERLAADCISDLATSAVRCGENQRLNSDIELHMHSDEHRSNMLFRDIGRETLGCKSYLAGYGSSSSLLLKNDSLNKDSCHSGLLLSSSVLSSYKYQNAEVLSYSSVLDDTSYKRTQLMLGNHHYPHLNHSVDRWPSYLTSSSNLGPVGDQKLLDHSREYCSSRSISNKSSALPGSVTEPFSWTDLSRDMEHSRDYKTKVYFDDWKPSVPFQPSTFLSQIIPTPESLYDPIRDSIEQTSAAEKDLTADERETADRATAHQENVNTSSKEEKHPRSVNPRGQKRTQSKLEGPRHNYEIDNDFRRDGSVNYESGVLKHFRAALVEFVKELLKPTWHEGLLIRDAYKMIVKKSVDKVINSLQPDQIPDTTESIKQYLSVSKPKVAKLIEGYVEKYGKS comes from the exons ATGGAACCCACATTCTGGAGCCTGTGGGTCTTGAAGAGCACTTAAGACCAGGAATTTCTACTCCAAAACAATCTGTAGCAAATCCTGGTACCACTATGCTTGAAGAGGGTAGTGGCAGTTGCAGAATATCTAATTCAGatgaaagaagagaaaagaatgATTCAAGCTTGGATG GAAAAAGAACGGTCGTGCTTTCTGATCCTCAAGCTCTTAGATACAGTGGGAAAAGGATAACCCATGAAATCCAGCCTTTTGAGCATAAAGTAAGTGCTGATATAGTAAATAGTGATGCTTCTAGCAAGGAAGTTATTGGTGCCCAATTCTCTGAAGGAGGAGGTCATCAAGAAGCGTCGGAGGATTTACGACCAACGTCATCAAG GTTGGATCTTCCAAAGATTAGGCTAAGAAGTTTGTCCCCAGCTGATGATTCTAGTGGTGGAAACAAAAGATCAGCAGATAGAAGTGAGTTTTACTCTAGAAGTTGGTGCGTCAAAGGAAGGGATCCTCTAACTAGTGATGATAAGGACGGTGTTTTAGATGCTGCAAAGATGAAAAGCAAACTCATAGATGGAGAAG GTTCAAAAAATACCACTGAAAGACTAGCAGCAGATTGTATTTCTGATTTGGCAACATCTGCTGTTCGATGTGGAGAAAATCAAAGGTTGAATAGTGACATTGAATTGCATATGCATAGTGATGAGCATCGGTCAAACATGCTGTTTAGAGACATCGGAAGGGAGACTCTTGGATGTAAATCCTACTTGGCTGGTTATGGAAGCTCTTCATCACTATTACTCAAAAATGATTCTCTTAATAAAGATAGCTGTCATAGTGGACTGCTTCTAAGTAGCTCAGTACTGTCATCTTACAAGTATCAGAACGCTGAAGTTCTGTCTTATAGCTCAGTTTTGGACGACACGAGTTATAAGAGGACCCAGCTTATGCTCGGAAATCATCATTATCCACACCTGAATCACTCTGTGGATAGGTGGCCTTCTTATCTTACTTCTTCTTCAAACCTAGGTCCGGTTGGTGATCAGAAGCTTTTAGACCATAGTCGAGAATATTGTTCCTCTAGGTCAATCTCAAACAAGTCTTCAGCACTTCCTGGTTCTGTAACTGAACCTTTCTCTTGGACTGATTTATCAAGGGACATGGAACACTCACGTGATTATAAGACCAAGGTGTATTTTGATGACTGGAAGCCTTCTGTGCCTTTTCAACCATCAACCTTTCTTAGTCAAATTATTCCCACTCCAGAAAGTCTGTATGATCCGATTCGTGATAGCATTGAGCAAACCAGCGCAGCAGAGAAAGATTTGACTGCTGATGAAAGAGAAACAGCTGATAGAGCTACAGCTCATCAAGAAAACGTGAATAcctcttcaaaagaagaaaagcacccaAGATCAGTTAACCCCAGAGGCCAAAAAAGGACACAATCAAAATTAGAGGGGCCCAGACACAACTATGAAATTGATAATGACTTTAGGAGAGATGGATCTGTGAACTATGAATCAGGAGTTTTGAAGCATTTTCGTGCTGCTCTTGTGGAATTCGTCAAAGAATTGCTGAAGCCAACTTGGCATGAAGGTCTCTTGATTAGGGATGCATATAAGATGATTGTTAAGAAATCAGTAGATAAGGTCATTAACTCTTTGCAACCTGATCAAATTCCTGATACGACTGAATCCATTAAGCAGTATCTCTCTGTTTCTAAGCCAAAAGTAGCTAAGCTCATTGAG GGGTATGTGGAGAAATATGGAAAATCTTGA